A single genomic interval of Asinibacterium sp. OR53 harbors:
- a CDS encoding amidophosphoribosyltransferase, whose product MSDEIKHECGLAYIRLRKPFSYYQQKHGTVTYGLNKLYLLMEKQHNRGQDGAGIASVKLNCEPGYPYLHRIRSNAPQPIADIFFKIGQEIQELEKYQPDIKQHPGLMKGHLPVLGELLLGHLRYGTQGKNNVEFCHPFIKRDLLPGKNLALAGNFNLVNTDELFDLINMSPGEFQKQSDLAAMMEVLHHFLVREDEQNPNTADISKVLKKATPLFDGGYTIGGLLGNGCSFVMRDAHGIRPAYYYVNDEVIVAASERAAIRTTFNVGENEVLELMPGNALIVDDKGNYSIQQILEPKERRACSFERIYFSRGSDEKIYRERIALGHHLSKTVLERINYDLRNTIFSYIPNTAEVAFFGLVKGMEEYLNKIKVERILSWGNDFTPEKLEEMVNRKIRQEKIAIKDVKLRTFITEDSNRNEMVQHVYDITYGTVKKDQDTLVVIDDSIVRGTTLKESIVRMLSRLGPKKIIVVSSAPQIRYPDCYGIDMSKLGDFIAFRAATALLKERGQEHLLTEVHEKIKELQRTGQLHSENLVKKIYDPFTPEEISRKIAELITPPEVSTQVEVIYQTVEDLHESCPTNTGDWYFTGNYPTPGGNKVVNKAFLNYIEGKNVRGY is encoded by the coding sequence ATGAGCGACGAGATCAAACACGAATGTGGTCTGGCTTATATTCGTCTCCGTAAGCCTTTCTCTTACTACCAGCAAAAGCACGGAACGGTAACGTATGGCTTAAATAAGTTATACCTGTTGATGGAAAAGCAGCACAACAGGGGTCAGGATGGAGCGGGCATCGCTTCGGTTAAACTGAACTGCGAACCGGGTTACCCTTATCTCCACCGCATACGGAGCAACGCTCCCCAGCCCATTGCCGATATCTTCTTTAAAATAGGACAGGAAATCCAGGAGCTGGAAAAATACCAGCCCGATATCAAGCAACACCCGGGGCTCATGAAGGGCCACCTGCCTGTGTTGGGTGAGCTGCTGCTGGGCCACCTGCGTTATGGCACCCAGGGTAAGAACAATGTGGAATTCTGTCATCCTTTCATCAAGCGCGACCTGTTGCCCGGTAAGAACCTGGCCCTGGCGGGTAACTTCAACCTGGTGAATACTGATGAGCTCTTTGATCTGATCAATATGAGTCCGGGTGAGTTCCAGAAACAAAGCGATCTCGCCGCCATGATGGAAGTGTTGCATCATTTCCTGGTGAGAGAAGACGAACAAAATCCCAATACCGCCGATATTTCCAAAGTGCTTAAAAAAGCCACACCGTTATTCGATGGTGGTTACACAATCGGCGGCTTGCTGGGCAACGGCTGCAGTTTTGTGATGCGTGATGCACACGGTATCCGTCCTGCTTATTATTATGTGAATGATGAAGTGATTGTAGCCGCGAGTGAAAGGGCTGCTATCCGTACCACTTTCAACGTGGGTGAGAATGAAGTGCTGGAACTGATGCCCGGCAACGCGCTCATTGTTGACGATAAAGGCAACTACAGCATACAGCAGATACTGGAACCCAAAGAAAGAAGGGCCTGCAGTTTTGAAAGGATCTATTTCTCCCGCGGCAGTGATGAAAAAATTTACCGCGAAAGGATTGCGCTGGGTCACCACCTGAGCAAGACTGTATTGGAGCGTATTAATTATGATCTCAGGAATACCATCTTCTCTTATATACCCAACACTGCCGAAGTGGCTTTCTTTGGACTGGTGAAGGGAATGGAAGAATACCTGAACAAAATAAAAGTAGAGCGCATCCTGAGCTGGGGTAATGATTTTACACCGGAGAAACTCGAAGAAATGGTGAATCGTAAGATACGCCAGGAAAAGATCGCTATCAAAGACGTAAAGCTGCGCACTTTTATCACCGAAGACTCCAACCGCAATGAAATGGTGCAGCACGTGTACGATATTACTTACGGCACCGTGAAAAAAGACCAGGATACACTGGTAGTGATAGACGACAGCATTGTGCGTGGTACTACACTCAAAGAGAGTATCGTTCGCATGCTCTCGCGCCTGGGTCCTAAAAAGATCATCGTGGTTTCTTCTGCTCCGCAGATACGTTATCCCGACTGCTATGGCATAGACATGAGCAAGCTGGGCGATTTCATTGCTTTCCGCGCTGCTACTGCGTTATTGAAAGAAAGGGGCCAGGAACACCTGCTTACCGAAGTACATGAAAAGATCAAAGAACTGCAACGTACAGGGCAGTTACACAGCGAGAACCTCGTAAAAAAAATATACGACCCCTTCACGCCCGAAGAAATATCACGTAAAATTGCAGAACTGATTACGCCGCCGGAGGTATCTACCCAGGTAGAAGTGATTTACCAGACCGTGGAAGACCTGCACGAAAGTTGTCCTACCAATACGGGCGACTGGTATTTCACCGGTAACTATCCCACACCGGGTGGTAATAAGGTGGTGAATAAAGCTTTCCTCAATTATATTGAAGGGAAAAATGTAAGGGGTTATTAA
- a CDS encoding NADPH-dependent FMN reductase yields the protein MNIEIISGSPRKDSVTNRLALFLKHYLSAKTSHKVNIIDVRDWNLPLLQQVYRNVEHTPDAFKPLAERMFAADAFILVTPEYNGSYSPAMQNLLDHFPKQSHKAFGIATASVGALGGIRASQQLLLLIPALFGVASPHMLVTPFVDKKFNEKGELEDASFEKSVETFVNEFLWLSETLHPELDPVYN from the coding sequence ATGAACATAGAGATCATATCGGGAAGTCCGAGGAAAGACAGTGTAACCAACCGGTTGGCCCTTTTCTTAAAGCATTATCTTTCTGCAAAGACCAGCCACAAGGTGAACATTATTGATGTGCGGGATTGGAACCTTCCCCTGTTACAGCAAGTGTACAGGAATGTAGAGCATACGCCCGATGCCTTCAAGCCATTGGCGGAAAGGATGTTCGCAGCAGATGCTTTTATACTGGTAACGCCGGAATACAATGGCAGTTATTCTCCGGCTATGCAGAACCTGCTCGACCATTTTCCCAAGCAATCGCACAAAGCATTTGGTATTGCCACGGCATCGGTGGGCGCTTTGGGTGGTATCAGGGCCAGTCAGCAGTTATTACTGCTGATCCCTGCGCTGTTCGGCGTGGCTTCTCCGCACATGCTGGTAACACCTTTTGTGGACAAGAAATTCAATGAAAAAGGGGAGTTGGAAGATGCTTCTTTCGAAAAATCAGTGGAAACCTTCGTGAATGAATTCCTCTGGTTATCAGAAACCTTGCATCCGGAACTGGATCCGGTCTATAATTAA
- a CDS encoding YceI family protein, producing the protein MTTYKIDPAHSEIAFKVKHMMIATVSGNFTQFDATLQTEAPDFNNATISFEADVNSINTNNEQRDGHLKSEDFFAAEKFPKLTFVSKSFTKEDEEEYKLVGDLTIRGVTKTVELTVEYGGTMTDPYGQIKAGFDISGKINRKEFGLSWGVVTEAGGVVVSDDVKLHLSIQMVKQA; encoded by the coding sequence ATGACAACCTACAAAATTGACCCGGCACACAGCGAAATCGCTTTTAAAGTAAAACACATGATGATTGCCACCGTATCGGGCAACTTCACCCAATTCGACGCTACTTTACAAACAGAAGCGCCCGATTTCAACAACGCAACCATTTCATTTGAAGCCGATGTGAACAGCATCAACACCAACAACGAGCAGCGCGATGGTCACCTCAAGAGCGAAGACTTCTTTGCCGCTGAGAAATTTCCTAAGCTTACTTTCGTTTCTAAAAGCTTCACCAAAGAAGACGAAGAAGAGTACAAACTCGTTGGCGACCTTACCATCCGTGGCGTAACCAAAACCGTGGAACTGACTGTAGAATACGGTGGCACCATGACCGACCCTTATGGTCAGATCAAAGCCGGATTCGACATCAGTGGTAAGATCAACCGTAAAGAATTCGGTCTGAGCTGGGGTGTAGTAACAGAAGCAGGCGGAGTAGTGGTGAGCGATGATGTGAAACTGCACCTGTCTATTCAGATGGTAAAACAAGCTTAA
- a CDS encoding pirin family protein, whose amino-acid sequence MKTILHKANTRGHANFGWLNSFHTFSFGHYRNAERNHFGALRVLNDDTVEKGMGFGKHPHENMEIVSIPLYGDLHHSDSTGRSEIIREHDVQIMSAGTGIAHSEMNANKDKAVKFLQIWVFPKNYNIEPRYEQKTFNPANRQNQVLTVVAPDDEKAVWINQDAWFSLANLSNGFETSYNWHSKNSGVYAFLIKGKATINGQELEERDGLGIWDTADPLQIKAGSDAELLLIEVPMELEAA is encoded by the coding sequence ATGAAAACCATACTTCATAAAGCAAATACCCGCGGACACGCCAATTTCGGCTGGCTCAACAGCTTCCATACTTTTAGCTTTGGCCATTACCGCAACGCTGAACGCAACCATTTCGGCGCCCTGCGTGTATTGAACGACGATACCGTAGAAAAAGGCATGGGCTTTGGCAAACACCCGCACGAGAACATGGAAATCGTTTCCATTCCGCTCTATGGCGATCTGCACCACAGCGACAGCACCGGCCGCAGTGAGATCATACGCGAACACGATGTACAGATCATGAGCGCTGGTACCGGCATCGCACACAGCGAAATGAACGCCAACAAAGACAAGGCGGTGAAATTTTTGCAGATATGGGTCTTCCCCAAAAACTACAATATTGAACCGCGTTATGAACAAAAAACATTCAACCCGGCCAACAGGCAGAACCAGGTACTCACCGTGGTAGCGCCCGACGACGAGAAAGCCGTATGGATCAACCAGGACGCCTGGTTTTCTCTGGCAAATCTTTCCAACGGGTTCGAGACCAGCTACAACTGGCACAGCAAAAACAGTGGTGTATATGCTTTTCTCATCAAAGGAAAAGCCACCATTAACGGACAGGAACTGGAAGAGCGTGATGGACTGGGTATTTGGGACACTGCCGATCCCTTGCAGATCAAAGCCGGCAGTGATGCAGAACTCCTGCTCATAGAAGTACCCATGGAACTGGAAGCAGCATAA
- a CDS encoding MarR family winged helix-turn-helix transcriptional regulator yields MKLEQAIQSTKFRSEVQKAGLNILYTAWWLKTVTSKELKEFGLTHEQYNVLRILKGRYPEQLCVKNIACRMIEKNSNVPRIIDRLELKKLVKRATSAEDKRETVITLTQSGITILEATTQRLNKMFDEMMVLSEQEGAALNTLLEKVRIKEA; encoded by the coding sequence GTGAAATTAGAACAAGCCATACAGAGTACTAAATTCAGAAGCGAAGTGCAGAAAGCAGGATTGAACATATTATACACTGCCTGGTGGCTGAAAACCGTTACCAGCAAGGAATTGAAAGAGTTTGGCCTTACCCATGAACAATACAATGTATTGCGCATTTTAAAGGGCCGTTACCCGGAGCAGCTGTGCGTAAAAAACATTGCCTGCCGGATGATTGAAAAGAACTCCAACGTGCCCAGGATCATTGACAGGCTGGAATTGAAGAAGCTGGTTAAAAGGGCCACTTCAGCGGAAGATAAAAGAGAAACCGTGATCACCCTCACGCAGAGTGGCATCACCATCCTGGAAGCCACCACACAGCGTTTGAACAAGATGTTCGATGAGATGATGGTCCTTTCAGAACAGGAAGGCGCAGCATTGAATACACTGCTGGAAAAAGTAAGGATAAAAGAAGCGTAA
- a CDS encoding peptidylprolyl isomerase, which translates to MKKAILLVLLIGGGLGMNPSVQAQTKKVLADKIVGQVGDKIILRSDVINAVADAKRQTQGQDHVILPTECQVLEGFLIRKAMVLQAQKDSLPVSDEEIESAMDLRIRRLIMEYGSKDVLEEIAGKTVYQIKEDNKEAIKEGKLADAMQAKIVDNVKITPTEVKAYYNKTPKDSLPYYESEIEISQVVVHPKANKDVEDYVAKQMYDYKKQIEAGTQKIDQLAKLYSEDPAVKDNGGQYTLNRNDKNWDPAFMAAAFRLKEGQVSPVVKSKFGLHIIQMISRSGDEAVVKHILRIPPVTDEEITEAKHKLDTIRTKLVAGTMSFGEAVSKYSDDENSKYSAGSITAQDGSGSTFLRIDQIEDKDLVAALRTLKPGQFSQPQVYTDDRNRRVVRILYLKTRTEAHRENLKEDYDRVAKRALAEKKQEVLEKWFKEHIPTYYVAIDGDFASCSGLDEWRKAADRTHSAVKN; encoded by the coding sequence ATGAAGAAGGCAATTCTATTGGTATTGTTGATTGGAGGCGGGCTGGGCATGAACCCATCTGTTCAGGCCCAGACCAAAAAAGTGCTGGCCGACAAGATCGTGGGGCAGGTGGGTGATAAGATCATCCTCCGCTCGGATGTGATCAATGCCGTGGCCGACGCCAAAAGGCAAACCCAGGGTCAGGATCATGTGATATTGCCTACTGAATGCCAGGTACTGGAAGGTTTCCTGATCAGGAAAGCGATGGTATTGCAGGCCCAGAAAGATTCACTCCCGGTTTCGGATGAAGAAATAGAATCTGCTATGGACCTGCGCATACGCAGGCTCATCATGGAATACGGATCGAAAGACGTGCTGGAAGAAATTGCCGGCAAAACCGTTTACCAGATCAAGGAAGACAATAAAGAAGCCATCAAGGAAGGCAAGCTGGCAGATGCCATGCAGGCCAAGATCGTAGACAATGTGAAGATCACGCCTACAGAAGTAAAAGCATACTATAATAAGACGCCCAAAGACAGCCTGCCCTATTACGAAAGTGAGATAGAGATCAGCCAGGTTGTAGTGCACCCGAAAGCCAATAAAGACGTGGAAGATTATGTGGCGAAGCAGATGTATGATTACAAGAAGCAGATCGAAGCCGGTACGCAGAAGATAGACCAGCTGGCCAAACTGTATTCCGAAGACCCGGCCGTGAAAGACAACGGCGGACAATACACCCTCAACCGCAACGATAAGAACTGGGATCCCGCTTTCATGGCAGCCGCATTCAGGCTCAAGGAAGGACAGGTATCACCGGTGGTAAAATCGAAATTCGGACTGCACATCATTCAAATGATCAGCCGCTCCGGGGATGAAGCAGTTGTTAAACACATACTGCGCATTCCACCGGTAACCGATGAAGAGATCACAGAAGCCAAACACAAGCTCGATACCATCCGCACCAAACTGGTGGCCGGCACCATGAGTTTTGGTGAAGCCGTAAGCAAATACAGCGATGATGAGAACAGCAAATACAGCGCAGGTTCTATCACTGCACAGGATGGCTCCGGCTCTACTTTCCTGCGTATTGACCAGATTGAGGATAAAGACCTGGTAGCCGCACTCAGAACCCTGAAGCCCGGCCAGTTTTCACAACCCCAGGTATATACCGACGACCGCAATCGCCGCGTGGTAAGGATCCTATACCTGAAGACCCGTACCGAAGCCCACCGCGAAAACCTGAAAGAAGATTATGACCGCGTAGCCAAGCGCGCGCTGGCCGAAAAGAAACAGGAGGTGCTGGAAAAATGGTTCAAAGAACACATTCCTACTTATTATGTAGCCATCGACGGCGATTTTGCCAGTTGCAGCGGTCTAGACGAATGGCGCAAAGCGGCCGACAGAACCCATTCCGCAGTAAAGAATTAA
- the infB gene encoding translation initiation factor IF-2, translating to MSELKLPRLLQAAKEFNIGQDTLVEFLVKKGFNRDDLKPTAKLLEDQYYALQAEFQSDKVAKNKADQVEIPKAAQGEAKKRKDEEEISFKKEEKKPAVKEEKPATEEPAVAEPVAPAPPPAAKPEPVAETPASEDNNHVKIEAPEIEAPKVINKIDLSAIDSSTRPKKAAPRKKEEHPAEEAAPAAEAKQPAPKEEPVAPAAPKPEPVAKQEPVVTLAAPPPQATPAGEAGPVIENIRAEKLEGPKILGKIELPVNSDTRPKPMARDEKRKRKRIPIDKKPGDQPQGQGQGQGGQRPPFQGNRPGGGPGQNRGPQQGGGFNRDNRGGPQRGGNRSNDRNPRRTPVEDKEIDQKAIQEKIRETQAKLAGSGGRGKSLKAKYRRAKRDEAAEAMGESAEDNKLQVTEFITVSELANLMDVSFAEVIGKCMNLGIMVSINQRLDAEVIELVASEFGFEVEFIGMDDAQEMEEEDDEDDEEDRVTRAPIVTIMGHVDHGKTSLLDYIRNANVVAGEAGGITQHIGAYEVTLPNGKAITFLDTPGHEAFTAMRARGAKVTDIAIIVVAADDAVMPQTKEAISHAQAAGVPMIFAVNKIDKDGANPQKIYEQLSQMNILVEAWGGKFQNQELSAKQGLNVDLLLEKVLLEAELLDLKANPDREAAGTIIEASLDKGRGYVATILVQNGTLRQGDLIVSGQHYGRVKAMFNERNQRIEEAPPSTPVVILGLNGAPQAGEKFKVYEDEADAKEVATKRAQILREQGLRARKHITLDEIGRRLALGNFKELNIIIKGDVDGSVEALSDSLQKLSNEEIAVRVVHKAVGQISESDVLLATASDAIIIGFNVRPSMQANRLAETEGVQIKLYSIIYTAIDEIKSAMEGMLEPKYQEKIVANVEVREVYKFDKATVAGCYVLEGKISRNSKIRIIRDGIVEYPKGEGQSAELGSLKRFKDDVKEVVSNMECGLTIKNYNDIKVGDIVEAFEEEEVKRTL from the coding sequence ATGTCAGAACTGAAATTACCGAGACTGTTACAAGCCGCCAAGGAATTCAACATTGGCCAGGATACCCTGGTCGAGTTCCTGGTGAAAAAAGGATTTAACCGCGACGACCTGAAGCCCACCGCCAAGCTCCTGGAAGACCAATACTATGCCCTGCAGGCAGAGTTCCAGAGCGATAAAGTGGCCAAGAACAAAGCCGACCAGGTAGAAATACCCAAAGCGGCCCAGGGAGAAGCTAAGAAAAGGAAAGACGAAGAAGAGATCAGCTTTAAGAAAGAAGAGAAGAAGCCGGCAGTCAAAGAAGAAAAACCGGCAACTGAAGAACCTGCGGTAGCAGAACCGGTAGCACCCGCTCCGCCCCCTGCCGCTAAACCGGAACCGGTAGCAGAAACACCCGCTTCAGAAGACAACAACCATGTGAAGATAGAAGCGCCCGAAATCGAAGCGCCGAAAGTCATCAACAAAATAGACCTCTCCGCCATTGACTCTTCTACCCGCCCCAAAAAAGCGGCGCCCAGGAAAAAAGAAGAGCATCCGGCAGAAGAAGCTGCTCCGGCCGCCGAGGCCAAACAACCGGCTCCCAAAGAAGAGCCCGTTGCACCGGCAGCACCTAAACCAGAGCCGGTTGCCAAGCAGGAGCCTGTTGTAACACTAGCAGCGCCCCCGCCGCAAGCAACACCGGCAGGAGAAGCCGGCCCCGTGATCGAGAACATCCGCGCCGAAAAACTGGAAGGTCCCAAGATCCTGGGTAAGATAGAACTGCCTGTGAACAGCGATACCCGTCCCAAGCCCATGGCCCGCGACGAGAAACGTAAACGCAAGCGTATACCCATCGATAAAAAACCGGGCGACCAGCCGCAAGGGCAAGGTCAGGGCCAGGGTGGTCAGCGACCTCCGTTCCAGGGCAACAGGCCCGGTGGCGGTCCCGGTCAGAATCGTGGCCCGCAACAGGGCGGAGGCTTCAACCGCGATAACCGCGGCGGTCCGCAAAGAGGCGGCAACCGCAGCAACGACAGGAATCCGCGCAGGACGCCCGTAGAAGACAAAGAGATAGACCAGAAAGCCATACAGGAAAAGATCCGCGAAACGCAGGCCAAGCTGGCCGGTTCCGGCGGTCGTGGTAAGAGCCTCAAAGCCAAATACCGCCGCGCCAAACGCGACGAAGCCGCTGAAGCCATGGGCGAATCCGCGGAAGACAACAAGCTGCAGGTAACGGAATTCATTACCGTAAGCGAGCTGGCCAACCTCATGGACGTAAGTTTTGCCGAAGTGATCGGAAAATGTATGAACCTGGGTATCATGGTATCCATCAACCAACGCCTCGACGCGGAAGTGATTGAACTGGTGGCCAGTGAATTCGGTTTCGAAGTGGAATTCATAGGTATGGACGATGCACAGGAAATGGAAGAGGAAGACGATGAAGATGATGAGGAAGACCGCGTAACACGTGCTCCCATTGTTACCATCATGGGTCACGTAGACCACGGTAAGACTTCACTGCTCGACTATATCCGAAATGCCAACGTGGTAGCCGGTGAAGCCGGTGGTATCACCCAGCACATTGGCGCCTACGAGGTAACCCTGCCCAACGGCAAAGCCATCACTTTCCTCGATACGCCGGGTCACGAAGCGTTTACCGCCATGCGTGCCCGCGGTGCCAAAGTAACCGACATTGCCATCATTGTAGTAGCGGCCGACGACGCCGTGATGCCGCAGACCAAGGAAGCCATCAGCCACGCACAGGCTGCCGGCGTACCCATGATCTTTGCGGTGAACAAAATAGACAAAGACGGGGCCAATCCGCAGAAAATATACGAGCAACTCTCGCAAATGAACATCCTGGTAGAAGCCTGGGGCGGTAAGTTCCAGAACCAGGAGCTCTCTGCCAAACAGGGACTCAATGTAGACCTGCTGCTCGAAAAAGTATTGCTCGAAGCAGAACTGCTCGACCTCAAAGCCAACCCCGACCGCGAAGCCGCCGGTACCATCATCGAAGCATCGCTCGATAAAGGACGTGGTTATGTGGCCACCATATTGGTGCAGAACGGAACCTTACGCCAGGGCGATTTGATCGTTTCCGGACAGCACTATGGCCGTGTGAAAGCGATGTTCAACGAACGTAACCAGCGTATCGAAGAAGCGCCGCCATCCACACCGGTAGTGATACTGGGCTTGAACGGTGCGCCGCAGGCGGGTGAGAAATTCAAAGTGTATGAAGATGAGGCCGATGCCAAAGAAGTGGCAACCAAGCGCGCCCAGATCCTGCGCGAGCAGGGACTGAGAGCGAGAAAACACATCACGCTCGATGAGATCGGACGTCGTCTGGCACTGGGTAACTTCAAGGAGCTCAACATCATTATCAAAGGTGATGTGGACGGTTCGGTGGAAGCCCTGAGCGACTCCTTGCAGAAACTCTCCAACGAAGAGATCGCCGTGCGCGTGGTACACAAAGCAGTAGGACAGATATCCGAAAGCGATGTACTGCTGGCCACTGCATCAGACGCCATCATCATCGGCTTTAACGTGCGACCTTCCATGCAGGCCAACAGGCTGGCAGAAACAGAAGGTGTACAGATCAAACTATACTCCATCATCTATACCGCCATCGACGAGATCAAGAGCGCGATGGAGGGTATGCTGGAACCCAAATACCAGGAAAAGATCGTGGCCAACGTGGAAGTACGCGAAGTGTACAAGTTCGACAAAGCCACCGTGGCCGGTTGTTATGTGCTCGAAGGAAAGATCAGCCGCAACAGCAAGATCCGCATCATCCGCGACGGTATCGTGGAATACCCCAAAGGCGAAGGACAGAGCGCCGAGCTGGGCAGCCTGAAACGTTTCAAGGACGATGTGAAAGAAGTGGTATCCAACATGGAGTGCGGTTTAACCATCAAGAACTACAACGATATCAAGGTAGGCGACATCGTAGAAGCATTTGAAGAAGAAGAAGTGAAGCGTACCCTGTAA
- the nusA gene encoding transcription termination factor NusA: MASINLIEAFQEFKDAENIDRPTMMKVVEDVFKTLLRKKYGSDDNFDVIVNAEKGDLEIIRRRMIVEDGEVENPLAEVAYTEATKIEPDFEVGEELYEEVDILDFGRRAILAAKQTLASRISDLKKNVLIKKYGDRVGEIISAEVYQVWKKEVLLLDEEGNELILPKSEQIPQDYFKKGENIRAVVARVDLKNNTPVIILSRTSPLFLAKLLEIEVPEIFDGLIAIKKIVRDPGERAKVAVESYDDRIDPVGACVGMKGSRIHGIVRELKNENIDVINYTSNIQLLIQRSLTPAKISFMELDNEKKHAEVYLKADQVSLAIGRRGVNIKLACELTGYEIDVFREDEEVTDEFDIDLDEFSDEIESWIIDEFKRIGCDTARSVLKLTPEELERRTDLEKETITDVRRILQEEFDREE; this comes from the coding sequence ATGGCCAGTATTAACCTGATTGAAGCATTCCAGGAATTCAAAGACGCAGAGAATATAGACCGTCCCACGATGATGAAAGTGGTGGAAGACGTTTTCAAAACCCTCCTGCGCAAGAAATACGGAAGCGACGATAATTTCGATGTGATCGTGAACGCGGAAAAAGGTGACCTTGAGATCATCCGCCGCCGCATGATCGTGGAAGACGGTGAAGTGGAAAACCCCCTGGCCGAAGTGGCCTATACCGAAGCCACCAAAATTGAACCTGACTTCGAAGTAGGTGAAGAATTGTACGAAGAAGTAGACATTCTCGATTTCGGCCGCCGCGCCATCCTGGCCGCCAAACAAACCCTGGCCAGCCGCATCAGCGACCTGAAAAAGAACGTGCTCATTAAAAAATACGGCGACCGCGTAGGTGAGATCATCAGCGCCGAAGTGTACCAGGTTTGGAAAAAAGAAGTGCTCCTGCTCGATGAAGAAGGCAACGAGCTTATCCTGCCCAAATCGGAACAGATCCCGCAAGACTACTTCAAAAAAGGCGAGAACATCCGCGCCGTGGTAGCCCGCGTAGACCTCAAGAACAATACGCCGGTGATCATCCTATCGAGGACCAGTCCGCTGTTCCTGGCCAAACTGCTGGAGATTGAAGTACCCGAGATCTTCGACGGCCTCATCGCCATCAAAAAGATCGTACGCGACCCCGGGGAGCGCGCCAAAGTGGCCGTAGAATCTTACGACGACCGCATAGACCCCGTAGGCGCCTGCGTGGGTATGAAAGGTAGCCGTATCCACGGTATTGTACGTGAACTGAAGAATGAAAATATAGACGTAATCAACTATACCAGCAACATACAGCTGCTCATCCAGCGCTCGCTTACGCCCGCCAAGATCAGCTTCATGGAGCTGGACAACGAAAAAAAGCACGCCGAAGTGTACCTCAAGGCCGACCAGGTATCCCTGGCCATCGGTCGCCGGGGCGTAAACATAAAGTTGGCCTGCGAATTGACGGGTTATGAGATCGATGTGTTCCGCGAAGACGAAGAAGTGACCGACGAGTTCGATATCGACCTCGATGAATTCAGCGATGAGATCGAATCCTGGATCATCGACGAATTCAAACGCATCGGTTGCGATACCGCTCGCAGCGTGCTCAAACTAACACCCGAAGAACTGGAAAGAAGAACAGACCTGGAAAAAGAAACCATCACAGACGTAAGAAGAATATTACAGGAAGAATTCGACAGAGAAGAATAA
- a CDS encoding ribosome maturation factor RimP, producing MANETAIEKIEQLTDQVLAGEPAYFRVAVKIKPTNNVKVFIDGDQGIAIEKCVQFNRKLYKLIEETGMYPEGEFSLELSSPGVDEPLKLQRQYVKNIGRQVEILFTDGTQKEGKLLEVAEADIIIEHTEGKGKKAVTQQLVIPFNNIKTTTVQVKF from the coding sequence ATGGCAAACGAAACAGCAATAGAAAAAATAGAGCAACTTACCGACCAAGTGCTGGCCGGCGAACCCGCCTATTTCCGTGTGGCAGTGAAAATAAAACCCACCAACAACGTAAAAGTATTCATCGACGGCGACCAGGGCATCGCCATAGAGAAATGCGTGCAGTTCAACCGGAAACTCTACAAACTCATAGAAGAAACCGGTATGTACCCCGAAGGAGAATTCTCCCTCGAACTCTCTTCACCCGGCGTAGACGAGCCCCTGAAACTCCAACGCCAGTATGTAAAAAACATCGGCCGCCAGGTAGAAATACTTTTTACCGATGGCACACAGAAAGAAGGCAAACTGCTGGAAGTGGCCGAAGCCGATATCATAATAGAACATACCGAGGGCAAAGGCAAAAAAGCGGTGACCCAACAATTGGTAATACCATTCAATAACATAAAAACTACAACAGTTCAAGTCAAATTCTAA